A genomic segment from Luteolibacter ambystomatis encodes:
- a CDS encoding DUF5069 domain-containing protein — MTWNDRFLELFDRCTALYKGGNTDFTTYFDGGDVAFLASIGYKTREFFDFVEDFCDEGEPSASTALLVAAVRRDYFIVMQEHVTSNEVLTRDELPTFGDVLEGMPYLPRILAKARAKLRGELDPDIMFGCGGDRKFLRDHGNIPPADFLRHVWAAHEDDALLAGWVRDFKAGK, encoded by the coding sequence ATGACTTGGAACGACCGTTTCCTGGAGCTTTTCGACCGCTGCACCGCCCTTTACAAGGGCGGCAATACCGATTTCACGACCTACTTCGATGGCGGAGATGTCGCCTTTCTGGCCAGCATCGGCTACAAGACGCGCGAGTTCTTCGATTTCGTGGAAGACTTCTGTGATGAAGGCGAACCCAGCGCCTCAACCGCCCTGCTCGTCGCAGCCGTGCGCCGCGATTACTTCATCGTGATGCAGGAGCACGTCACCAGCAATGAAGTGCTCACCCGCGACGAGCTTCCCACCTTCGGCGACGTGCTCGAGGGCATGCCTTACCTCCCGCGCATTCTCGCCAAGGCCCGTGCCAAACTGCGTGGCGAACTCGATCCGGACATCATGTTCGGCTGCGGCGGCGACCGGAAGTTCCTCCGCGACCACGGCAACATCCCACCCGCCGATTTCCTCCGCCACGTGTGGGCCGCACATGAGGATGACGCGCTGCTCGCCGGATGGGTGCGCGATTTCAAGGCCGGGAAGTAA
- a CDS encoding L-rhamnose isomerase, with amino-acid sequence MSSSLYSIAREAYAAFGVDTEASLAALARIPISLHCWQGDDVGGFEGDGLTGGGIQATGNYPGKARTIDELRQDLAKALSLIPGSHRLNLHASYADFSGGKVDRDALEVAHFQSWIDWCKTHGLGLDFNPTCFAHPLANDGATLSHQDPAIRAFWIEHARRCRVIGAEMGRQLETSSVVNVWIPDGTKDLPADRKAPRERLHAALDEVFSTRHDHLLDAVEPKLFGIGSESYVVGSHEFYLGYAVKNQILMCLDAGHFHPTESVADKISSVLEYVPEILLHVSRGVRWDSDHVVILDDPTKAIMEEVVRGGFTARTHIGLDFFDASINRVAAWVIGTRSTLKALLMALLEPSAQLRELEAAGDNTSRLALLEEIRTLPFGAVWEEFCTRQSTPTGFSWMGEVKQYESDVTSARR; translated from the coding sequence ATGTCCTCCTCGCTCTATTCCATCGCCCGGGAAGCATACGCCGCGTTTGGCGTCGATACCGAAGCTTCACTCGCCGCTCTTGCCCGCATCCCGATTTCGCTGCATTGCTGGCAGGGAGATGATGTGGGTGGCTTCGAAGGCGATGGGCTTACCGGTGGCGGCATCCAGGCCACGGGCAACTATCCAGGCAAGGCACGCACGATTGACGAGCTCCGCCAGGATCTCGCCAAGGCGCTCTCGCTGATCCCCGGTTCACATCGTCTCAATCTCCACGCGTCTTATGCGGACTTCAGCGGTGGCAAGGTGGACCGCGATGCCTTGGAGGTGGCTCATTTTCAGAGCTGGATCGATTGGTGCAAGACTCACGGCCTGGGATTGGATTTCAATCCGACCTGCTTCGCCCATCCGTTGGCAAACGATGGCGCCACGCTCAGCCATCAAGACCCGGCGATCCGCGCTTTCTGGATCGAGCACGCCCGCCGCTGCCGCGTGATCGGTGCCGAGATGGGTCGCCAGCTCGAGACCTCCAGTGTGGTCAATGTCTGGATTCCGGATGGCACGAAGGATCTGCCTGCGGATCGGAAGGCTCCGCGGGAGCGCCTGCACGCGGCGCTCGATGAAGTGTTCTCCACCCGTCATGATCATCTCCTTGATGCGGTGGAACCGAAGCTTTTCGGCATTGGCTCCGAAAGCTACGTGGTGGGTTCGCACGAATTCTACCTCGGCTATGCCGTGAAAAACCAGATCCTGATGTGTCTCGATGCCGGCCATTTCCATCCCACCGAGAGCGTGGCGGACAAGATCTCATCGGTGCTGGAGTATGTGCCGGAAATCCTGCTGCACGTGAGCCGTGGCGTGCGCTGGGACAGCGACCATGTGGTGATCCTGGATGATCCGACCAAGGCGATCATGGAAGAAGTGGTGCGCGGTGGCTTCACGGCTCGCACGCACATCGGCCTCGACTTCTTCGATGCCAGCATCAATCGGGTAGCCGCATGGGTGATCGGAACGCGCAGCACCTTGAAGGCGCTGCTGATGGCCCTGCTCGAGCCTTCCGCGCAGCTCCGCGAACTGGAAGCGGCGGGCGACAATACCTCACGGCTGGCGTTGCTTGAGGAAATCAGGACGCTGCCGTTCGGAGCGGTGTGGGAGGAATTCTGCACCCGCCAGAGCACGCCGACTGGTTTCTCATGGATGGGTGAGGTGAAGCAGTATGAGTCGGATGTGACTTCCGCCAGACGCTAG
- a CDS encoding zinc-binding dehydrogenase: MNTERSNGKALAAVFKGHGLPLELLEFPVPKPGPGEILVDISCGTICGSDVHTWHGRRNEPTPCVLGHEIVGRIVSFGKGAPRTDLRGEALREGDRVTWTLAASCGECFFCRKGLPQKCEHLFKYGHTAIAPGREFSGGFAECCILTAGTGVLRLPDELADTLAAPANCAVATVAAAFRLAGLVEDSVVVVIGCGVLGLNACSMAAAAGASQVIGCDLFPAREVAAKGFGATLFATPSGVRDLAREVTNGRGADFVFEFSGANQAVATAISTLRTGGTAVIAGTTMPDTPVALDPNDLVRRMLTLKGLHNYAPSDLVTAVDFLAAQGKRFAYESFAGGNFRLEDINEAFAKASDSAGLRVAVCP, encoded by the coding sequence ATGAATACCGAAAGATCGAACGGAAAGGCACTGGCCGCCGTTTTCAAAGGTCATGGGCTCCCGCTGGAGCTCCTGGAGTTTCCTGTTCCCAAGCCCGGCCCGGGGGAAATCCTGGTGGATATCAGTTGCGGCACCATCTGCGGCAGCGACGTGCATACCTGGCACGGCCGCCGCAACGAACCGACTCCCTGCGTGCTCGGACATGAGATCGTGGGCCGCATCGTTTCATTCGGGAAAGGCGCTCCGCGCACCGATCTGCGTGGTGAGGCATTGCGTGAAGGAGACCGGGTGACTTGGACGCTCGCTGCATCCTGTGGCGAGTGCTTTTTCTGTCGCAAGGGTCTGCCGCAGAAATGCGAGCATCTCTTCAAGTACGGTCACACGGCGATCGCGCCGGGTCGCGAATTCAGCGGTGGTTTTGCCGAATGCTGCATCCTCACCGCTGGCACCGGCGTGCTGCGTTTGCCGGATGAACTGGCCGACACGCTGGCCGCGCCTGCAAATTGTGCGGTTGCCACCGTGGCCGCGGCTTTCCGTCTGGCGGGATTGGTCGAGGACTCCGTGGTGGTGGTGATTGGCTGTGGCGTGCTGGGCCTCAACGCGTGCTCGATGGCGGCTGCCGCGGGTGCTTCGCAGGTGATCGGGTGTGATTTGTTTCCCGCACGTGAAGTGGCGGCGAAGGGATTTGGCGCGACCTTGTTCGCCACGCCTTCCGGGGTCCGTGATCTTGCGCGCGAGGTCACCAACGGCCGCGGTGCCGACTTCGTTTTCGAGTTCTCCGGTGCGAATCAAGCCGTGGCGACCGCGATCTCCACGCTGCGCACAGGCGGCACCGCTGTCATCGCGGGTACGACCATGCCGGATACACCGGTGGCACTCGATCCGAATGATCTGGTGCGCCGCATGCTCACTTTGAAAGGTCTGCACAACTACGCGCCATCCGATCTGGTGACGGCGGTGGACTTCCTCGCCGCGCAGGGCAAGCGCTTCGCCTACGAATCCTTCGCAGGAGGCAACTTCAGGCTGGAGGACATCAACGAGGCCTTCGCGAAGGCTTCGGACAGTGCCGGGCTGCGGGTGGCTGTTTGTCCGTAG
- a CDS encoding aldo/keto reductase — protein sequence MFDPNRYDGRMPYRRCGDSGLMFPAVSLGFWHNFGHVDDLQEARRIMHRAFDRGITHFDLANNYGPPAGSAEENVGRILIEDFVCHRDELVISTKAGHLMWDGPYGDFGSRKHLLSSLDQSLKRLRVDYVDIFYSHRPDPETRLEETMSALATAVNSGKALYAGLSKYPLKRLKKAVKILKDMGIRCLVYQPPYSILNRWPDTEGILDWLLDEGIGCVVFSPLAQGMLTPKYLDGIPEGSRAARQEGFLRPEQVEAQQDKIRALGDLAAAAGMPLHHLAMQWVLRDPAVTSAIIGARTVQQLDDTLACLEAPPLDSEILAAIDAVAPGETKKEAEG from the coding sequence ATGTTCGACCCGAATCGATATGATGGCCGCATGCCCTACCGGCGCTGCGGGGATTCCGGCCTGATGTTCCCGGCGGTCTCGCTCGGCTTCTGGCACAATTTCGGGCACGTGGACGACCTTCAGGAAGCACGGCGGATCATGCACCGCGCGTTCGACCGCGGCATCACCCACTTCGATCTCGCGAACAACTACGGACCACCCGCGGGCTCCGCGGAAGAAAACGTCGGACGCATCCTGATCGAGGACTTCGTCTGCCATCGCGATGAACTCGTGATCTCCACGAAAGCAGGCCACCTGATGTGGGATGGTCCGTATGGAGACTTTGGCTCTCGCAAGCACCTGCTCTCCTCGCTCGATCAATCGCTCAAGCGCCTGCGCGTCGACTACGTGGATATCTTCTATTCGCATCGCCCCGATCCGGAGACGCGTTTGGAAGAGACCATGTCCGCGCTCGCCACCGCCGTGAACTCCGGCAAGGCGCTCTATGCGGGCCTCTCCAAGTATCCGCTGAAGCGCCTCAAGAAGGCGGTGAAGATCCTCAAGGACATGGGTATCCGCTGCCTCGTGTACCAGCCGCCGTATTCGATCCTCAACCGCTGGCCGGATACCGAGGGTATCCTCGACTGGTTGCTCGATGAAGGCATCGGTTGCGTGGTCTTCAGCCCGCTCGCGCAGGGCATGCTCACACCAAAGTATCTCGATGGCATTCCGGAAGGTTCGCGGGCCGCGCGTCAGGAAGGTTTCCTCCGTCCGGAACAGGTCGAGGCACAGCAGGACAAGATCCGCGCGCTCGGAGATCTGGCCGCGGCCGCCGGCATGCCGCTGCACCACCTCGCGATGCAGTGGGTGCTGCGTGATCCGGCGGTCACCTCCGCCATCATCGGCGCACGCACGGTGCAGCAGCTCGATGACACGCTGGCCTGCCTGGAGGCTCCGCCACTCGACAGCGAGATCCTCGCCGCCATCGACGCCGTCGCCCCCGGCGAAACGAAGAAGGAAGCGGAAGGTTGA
- a CDS encoding glycoside hydrolase family 5 protein codes for MIRRLLPLALVLTAAADEEFVPHTPAEARLFLRAPAEGKPLKDVRVSIGEASPGIYENSPEKRERLSDIRFPIRWWGWSECSISFIPAHDGVVELDLNGPWAEARPGILRQQEVLWDDLSATGTTIPNGDFEVTTGGKPAGWDSPWRPYPATGKWPLSSGEPLSGKSLAASWHGRPLVCQLPVKSGVTVTLKLHARAATVPGFKPPARLPRDTPAHRACALLKRGVNLGNGWEAPPGSWGVKYTIEDIDHIADEGFDHIRVPVAWHYHFGNDRIDPAFLAELEPILKHALERKLTVILNWHHFESLCKEPDKNLAAFATGWEIVARHFKDWPPRLYLELLNEPNGALDDEMLTRAHAQAITAIRKSNPSRTLLVDPPQWAGVRGLDRLVLPDGDNNIIASIHSYEPFQFTHQRASWVGFQDLRGISYPGPPPVPVSLPETLRDNAGLAAWIEAYNTRKGSDNPCTAAAFELLLDDAVAWSTYFGRPIHIGEFGCFKEADPASRERYIRDFRIAAEHRHLPWTMWDWKAGFGYWDADAGKPILRPALFR; via the coding sequence ATGATTCGCCGGCTGCTCCCTCTTGCCCTGGTCCTAACCGCAGCGGCCGATGAGGAATTCGTTCCCCACACGCCAGCCGAAGCGCGCCTCTTCCTACGTGCCCCTGCGGAAGGCAAGCCATTGAAGGATGTTCGGGTATCCATTGGCGAAGCCAGTCCGGGCATCTACGAAAACAGCCCGGAGAAACGCGAACGCCTCAGCGATATCCGTTTTCCCATCCGCTGGTGGGGCTGGAGTGAATGCTCCATCAGCTTCATCCCTGCCCACGATGGGGTCGTCGAATTGGACCTGAACGGTCCTTGGGCGGAAGCCCGGCCCGGTATCCTGCGCCAGCAGGAAGTCCTCTGGGATGACCTCTCCGCCACCGGCACCACCATTCCCAATGGTGACTTTGAGGTCACGACTGGAGGCAAACCAGCGGGCTGGGATTCTCCCTGGCGTCCCTACCCCGCCACCGGCAAGTGGCCGCTCTCTTCAGGTGAACCCCTCAGTGGCAAAAGCCTCGCTGCCTCCTGGCATGGCCGTCCCCTCGTTTGCCAGTTGCCGGTCAAATCCGGTGTCACCGTGACTTTGAAGCTCCATGCCCGGGCCGCCACCGTTCCCGGTTTCAAGCCACCCGCCCGCCTGCCGCGGGACACCCCGGCCCACCGGGCCTGCGCTCTCCTCAAACGCGGAGTGAATCTCGGCAACGGGTGGGAAGCCCCGCCAGGCTCCTGGGGAGTCAAATACACCATCGAGGACATCGACCATATCGCGGACGAAGGTTTCGATCATATCCGGGTTCCCGTAGCGTGGCACTATCACTTTGGCAATGACCGCATCGATCCCGCCTTTCTCGCCGAACTGGAACCAATCCTCAAGCATGCGCTCGAACGCAAGTTGACCGTCATCCTGAACTGGCATCATTTCGAAAGCCTTTGCAAGGAACCGGACAAAAATCTGGCCGCGTTCGCCACCGGTTGGGAGATCGTCGCAAGACACTTCAAGGACTGGCCGCCCCGGCTTTATCTGGAGTTGCTCAACGAACCGAACGGCGCGCTTGATGACGAGATGCTCACCAGAGCGCACGCCCAGGCCATCACCGCGATCCGCAAGAGCAACCCTTCCCGCACTCTCCTCGTCGACCCGCCGCAGTGGGCCGGTGTGAGAGGGCTCGACCGGCTCGTTCTGCCGGATGGCGACAACAACATCATCGCCAGCATCCACAGTTACGAGCCATTCCAGTTCACCCACCAGCGGGCTTCATGGGTGGGTTTCCAGGATCTACGGGGAATATCGTACCCCGGCCCGCCGCCGGTGCCGGTCAGCCTTCCGGAGACGCTCCGGGACAATGCCGGGCTCGCGGCATGGATCGAGGCCTACAATACCCGGAAAGGCAGCGACAATCCCTGCACCGCGGCCGCCTTCGAACTGTTACTGGATGATGCCGTGGCTTGGTCCACCTATTTCGGCAGACCCATCCACATCGGTGAATTCGGTTGTTTCAAAGAGGCCGATCCGGCCAGCCGCGAACGCTACATCCGCGACTTCCGCATCGCTGCAGAGCACCGGCACCTGCCGTGGACGATGTGGGACTGGAAGGCAGGGTTCGGCTATTGGGATGCCGATGCTGGCAAGCCGATCCTCCGCCCGGCACTCTTCCGCTAG
- a CDS encoding cupin domain-containing protein: MNLVELASRIRAARLSRGFTLERLSELSGLGKGLLSKVENFRVTPSLPTLARLCDALGIRLSELVDGLDEKPNLSIIHKHERKVVERNNDQSDILYQSLAHGRPDRSMDPFELTIPAGGGRQEAMPHEGEEFLTVLEGSVEFEFNGEVHAMSTGDSAYFDADIPHRVFNSSKKDARILCVFLGRSM; this comes from the coding sequence ATGAACCTGGTTGAACTGGCATCGCGCATCCGGGCAGCCCGGCTAAGCCGCGGATTCACATTGGAACGCCTTTCCGAGCTTTCCGGACTGGGCAAGGGCCTCCTCTCGAAAGTCGAGAATTTCCGTGTCACACCATCCCTGCCCACCTTGGCGCGGCTTTGCGATGCCCTGGGCATCCGGCTCTCGGAACTCGTGGACGGTCTCGATGAAAAACCGAATCTCAGCATCATCCACAAGCACGAGCGCAAGGTCGTCGAGCGCAACAACGATCAGTCGGACATCCTGTATCAGTCGCTCGCCCACGGCCGGCCGGACCGCAGCATGGATCCGTTCGAACTGACCATTCCCGCCGGTGGGGGCCGCCAGGAAGCGATGCCCCATGAAGGCGAGGAATTCCTCACCGTCTTGGAGGGCTCGGTGGAATTCGAATTCAATGGCGAGGTTCACGCGATGAGCACCGGTGACAGTGCCTATTTCGACGCGGATATTCCTCACCGGGTTTTCAATTCATCAAAAAAAGACGCCCGCATCCTCTGCGTTTTTCTTGGTCGCTCGATGTAA
- a CDS encoding alkaline phosphatase D family protein, with the protein MNDDSASTNRRRFLKTSLGMLSLPALLPQQAEAAINEPGAPLPETVGPVLGHIDESRICCFVRPKQPGKVTLVLKDGTGKLVTRQEATADPANDLCTHFRLENLKPDTSFIGEFLGENGQPLFADADFRARTAKPSTAEQKVVLAMGSCVSNTSFDNLWKQVGDQRPDGFCLLGDTPYIDSNDLQKNRAARRMLWGHLPSLGLLAKRIPFWNTWDDHDFGKNDSDGLMPRKENIRQVFLEYNSLASYGEEGKGIYTSFRRGPVEVWLIDDRWFSQTEASWADPAQRTCIGKTQWEWLKRTLKASTAPFKILCTGMVWYPKGGKEKDHWETYSSEREAIYSFIKDEKISGVVLVSGDIHVSRHHNYGKERLGYALHECVVSPMHDSIIPSLDVPHSARVWSKPEPNVFMTFAADSKTLEATWINMRGDKLHSFKVNARDLRA; encoded by the coding sequence ATGAACGACGACTCCGCATCCACCAACCGCCGCCGGTTCCTCAAAACGTCGCTCGGCATGCTTTCGCTCCCCGCCTTGCTGCCACAGCAGGCCGAAGCCGCCATCAATGAGCCGGGAGCGCCCCTGCCCGAAACCGTAGGTCCGGTGCTGGGCCATATCGACGAAAGCCGGATCTGCTGCTTCGTCCGGCCGAAACAGCCGGGCAAGGTGACGCTGGTACTGAAGGATGGCACCGGAAAACTTGTCACGCGCCAGGAGGCTACCGCCGATCCCGCCAATGATCTCTGCACCCACTTCCGCCTGGAGAATCTCAAACCGGACACCTCCTTCATCGGCGAGTTTCTAGGAGAAAACGGCCAGCCGCTTTTCGCCGATGCGGATTTCCGCGCCCGCACCGCCAAGCCTTCCACCGCTGAACAAAAGGTGGTCCTCGCGATGGGCTCCTGCGTCTCGAACACCTCGTTCGACAATCTGTGGAAACAAGTCGGCGACCAGCGCCCGGACGGCTTCTGCCTGCTCGGGGACACGCCCTATATCGACTCGAATGATCTCCAGAAAAACCGCGCCGCACGCCGCATGCTCTGGGGACATCTGCCTTCGCTGGGTCTCCTGGCAAAACGGATTCCGTTCTGGAACACATGGGACGACCACGACTTCGGCAAGAACGACTCCGATGGCCTGATGCCGCGCAAGGAGAACATCCGGCAGGTGTTCCTTGAGTACAATTCCCTCGCCTCCTATGGTGAGGAGGGCAAGGGCATCTATACCAGCTTCCGCCGTGGCCCGGTGGAGGTATGGCTGATCGATGACCGCTGGTTCTCGCAGACCGAGGCCTCATGGGCCGATCCCGCGCAACGCACCTGCATCGGCAAGACGCAGTGGGAATGGCTGAAGCGGACGCTCAAGGCCTCCACAGCCCCCTTCAAGATCCTTTGCACCGGCATGGTGTGGTACCCGAAGGGCGGCAAGGAGAAGGATCACTGGGAAACCTATTCCTCCGAGCGCGAGGCCATCTATTCATTCATCAAGGACGAGAAAATCTCCGGCGTGGTGCTGGTGTCGGGCGACATCCACGTCAGCCGCCATCACAACTATGGCAAGGAGCGCCTGGGCTATGCCTTGCACGAATGCGTGGTATCACCAATGCACGACTCCATCATCCCCTCGCTGGATGTCCCCCACTCCGCCCGCGTGTGGAGCAAGCCGGAGCCGAATGTATTCATGACCTTCGCCGCGGATTCCAAGACATTGGAGGCGACGTGGATCAACATGCGCGGTGACAAGCTCCATTCATTCAAGGTGAACGCAAGGGATCTGCGGGCGTAA
- a CDS encoding MFS transporter, producing the protein MSDPNPAKSVPPYPYAVGATAADGIVTLDEGLFRRARFRTLVAVMFCYLFYYTGRQTFGFAIPGMMKELGLDKIQLGWCGAAMLWCYAIGQAINGQLADRFGGKRMMALGACFSFLMNVVLSFAHSLPTILIPWAINGLAQSMGWAPGSRILSNWFDREQRGRAFGWYLFAAGCSSVLTFGLAAAVLPLGWRWIFRIPVCLLLLGSIVFWLVAKERPSDIGHADLPAETEGDGEALSNEAELTVWERYRKGLTSLPFLFGCFSIGFQNLARYGLLVWVPVHLLGENWDKSSTKWVAMALPFGMALGAMTAGWMSDRVFKGRRSTAIILFLMIAAVLAGVTSQVPRESVLSMPLLFLLGFFVYGPQSGYWALCPDLLGRRFAGTGIGIMNFFAYLFAGLGEPLIGGLIQHAGSTSIAFTVVATACAAGSLLMLLVRR; encoded by the coding sequence ATGTCCGACCCCAATCCAGCCAAAAGCGTGCCGCCGTATCCCTATGCCGTTGGGGCAACAGCGGCCGATGGAATCGTCACTCTGGATGAAGGCCTGTTCCGACGTGCCCGTTTCCGCACCTTGGTGGCGGTGATGTTCTGCTATCTGTTCTATTACACCGGTCGTCAGACTTTCGGTTTCGCCATTCCGGGGATGATGAAGGAGCTGGGGCTGGACAAGATCCAACTCGGCTGGTGCGGAGCGGCGATGCTGTGGTGCTACGCCATCGGCCAAGCCATCAACGGGCAGCTTGCGGACCGTTTCGGCGGCAAGCGGATGATGGCTCTCGGGGCGTGCTTTTCATTCCTGATGAACGTGGTCCTGAGCTTCGCCCACAGTCTACCGACCATCCTGATTCCGTGGGCGATCAATGGCCTGGCGCAGTCGATGGGCTGGGCACCCGGCAGCCGGATTCTATCGAACTGGTTTGATCGTGAGCAGCGCGGCCGTGCATTCGGCTGGTATCTTTTCGCGGCGGGTTGCTCATCGGTGCTGACCTTCGGGTTGGCCGCCGCGGTGCTGCCACTGGGATGGCGCTGGATTTTCCGCATTCCGGTGTGCCTGCTGTTGCTGGGCTCGATCGTCTTCTGGCTGGTGGCCAAGGAGCGCCCGTCCGACATCGGACACGCCGATCTGCCTGCGGAAACCGAAGGAGACGGAGAGGCCCTTTCCAATGAAGCGGAACTGACGGTTTGGGAACGCTATCGCAAGGGGCTGACCTCGCTGCCGTTCCTTTTCGGCTGTTTCTCCATCGGGTTTCAGAATCTCGCGCGTTACGGACTGCTGGTGTGGGTGCCGGTACATCTGCTTGGCGAGAACTGGGACAAGTCCTCCACCAAGTGGGTGGCGATGGCTTTGCCATTTGGCATGGCGCTCGGCGCGATGACTGCCGGCTGGATGTCGGATCGCGTGTTCAAGGGGCGGCGTTCCACCGCCATCATCCTTTTCCTCATGATCGCGGCGGTGCTGGCGGGGGTGACCAGCCAGGTGCCACGGGAATCGGTGCTCTCGATGCCGCTGTTGTTCCTGCTCGGTTTTTTCGTCTATGGTCCCCAGTCCGGTTATTGGGCGCTTTGCCCGGATCTGCTTGGCAGGCGCTTTGCCGGTACGGGCATCGGGATCATGAACTTCTTCGCCTACCTTTTCGCCGGGTTGGGGGAACCGCTGATCGGCGGGCTGATCCAGCATGCCGGATCGACTTCGATCGCGTTCACCGTGGTGGCGACAGCCTGCGCCGCGGGTTCACTTCTGATGCTTCTTGTCCGCCGTTAA